Proteins encoded in a region of the Suricata suricatta isolate VVHF042 chromosome 10, meerkat_22Aug2017_6uvM2_HiC, whole genome shotgun sequence genome:
- the JOSD1 gene encoding josephin-1 codes for MSCVPWKGDKAKSESLELPQAAPPQIYHEKQRRELCALHALNNVFQDSNAFTRDTLQEIFQRLSPNTMVTPHKKSMLGNGNYDVNVIMAALQTKGYEAVWWDKRRDVSAIALTNVMGFIMNLPSSLCWGPLKLPLKRQHWICVREVGGAYYNLDSKLKMPEWIGGESELRKFLKHHLRGKNCELLLVVPEEVEAHQSWRADV; via the exons ATGAGTTGCGTGCCATGGAAAGGAGACAAGGCCAAATCGGAATCCTTGGAGCTGCCCCAGGCAGCACCCCCACAAATCTACCATGAGAAACAGCGCAGGGAGCTTTGTGCCCTGCATGCCCTCAATAACGTCTTCCAGGACAGCAATGCCTTCACCCGGGACACCCTGCAAGAGATTTTCCAGAG GTTGTCTCCGAACACCATGGTGACGCCCCACAAGAAGAGCATGCTGGGAAACGGGAACTACGACGTGAACGTCATTATGGCAGCACTTCAAACCAAAGGCTACGAAGCCGTCTGGTGGGACAAGCGCAG GGATGTCAGTGCCATTGCTCTCACTAACGTCATGGGCTTCATCATGAACCTGCCGTCCAGCCTGTGCTGGGGTCCGCTGAAGCTGCCTCTCAAAAGGCAGCACTGGATCTGTGTTCGAGAGGTGGGAGGTGCCTACTACAACCTCGACTCCAAACTGAAGATGCCCGAGTGGATTGGAGGCGAGAGCGAGCTCAG GAAATTTCTAAAACATCACTTGCGAGGAAAGAACTGTGAACTCCTGCTGGTGGTACCGGAAGAGGTGGAGGCCCATCAGAGTTGGAGGGCTGACGTGTAA
- the TOMM22 gene encoding mitochondrial import receptor subunit TOM22 homolog, which translates to MAAAAAAGGPGAPLSPDELLPKGDAEKTEEELEEEDDEELDETLSERLWGLTEMFPERVRSAAGATFDLSVFVAQKMYRFSRAALWIGTTSFMILVLPVVFETEKLQMEQQQQLQQRQILLGPNTGLSGGMPGALPSLPGKI; encoded by the exons AtggccgccgccgctgccgctggCGGTCCTGGGGCGCCTCTGTCCCCGGACGAATTGCTTCCGAAAGGCGATGCCGAGAAGActgaggaggagctggaggaggaagacGACGAGGAG CTAGATGAGACCCTGTCGGAGAGACTGTGGGGTCTGACGGAGATGTTCCCAGAGAGGGTCCGGTCCGCGGCTGGAGCCACTTTTGATCTCTCCGTCTTTGTGGCTCAGAAAATGTACAG GTTTTCCAGGGCAGCCTTGTGGATCGGGACCACTTCCTTCATGATCCTCGTCCTTCCCGTTGTCTTCGAGACCGAGAAGTTGCAAATGGAGCAGCAGCAACAACTGCAGCAACGGCAG ataCTTCTAGGGCCTAATACAGGGCTCTCAGGAGGAATGCCAGGGGCTCTACCTTCACTTCCCGGAAAGATCTAG